The Lynx canadensis isolate LIC74 chromosome D1, mLynCan4.pri.v2, whole genome shotgun sequence genome has a segment encoding these proteins:
- the FADD gene encoding FAS-associated death domain protein: MDPFLVLLHSVSAGLSSSELTELKFLCQSRVGKRKLERVQCGLDLFSVLLEQNELDRERTGLLRELLASLRRQDLLGRLDSFEAGAAAEVSSEERDLRAAFDIICDHVGKDWRRLARQLRVSDAMIDAIEEKYPRNLTEQVRESLRVWKNIHKEDPAVSHLVRALRACQLNLVADLIEDDQQARSLESETSRGGGTGTVSLTSRDSDRPSSGVPW; the protein is encoded by the exons ATGGACCCGTTCCTGGTGCTGCTGCACTCGGTGTCGGCCGGCCTGTCGAGCAGCGAGCTGACCGAGCTCAAGTTCTTGTGCCAGAGCCGAGTGGGCAAGAGGAAGCTGGAGCGCGTGCAGTGCGGCCTCGACCTCTTCTCCGTGCTGCTCGAGCAGAACGAGCTGGACCGCGAGCGCACCGGGCTGCTGCGCGAGCTGCTCGCCTCCCTGCGGCGCCAGgacctgctggggcgcctggacAGCTTCGAGGCGGGCGCGGCGGCCGAGGTCTCGTCGGAGGAGCGAG ACCTGCGTGCAGCGTTCGACATCATATGTGACCACGTGGGGAAGGACTGGAGAAGGCTGGCCCGCCAGCTTCGAGTGTCTGACGCCATGATCGATGCCATCGAGGAGAAGTATCCCCGCAATCTGACAGAGCAGGTGAGGGAGTCGCTGAGAGTCTGGAAGAACATCCACAAGGAGGACCCGGCTGTGTCCCACCTGGTGAGGGCGCTCAGGGCCTGCCAGCTGAACCTGGTGGCCGACCTCATCGAGGACGATCAGCAGGCCCGGAGCCTCGAGAGCGAGACCAGTCGAGGTGGCGGCACCGGCACCGTGTCCCTGACGTCACGGGACTCAGATAGGCCGTCCTCGGGGGTCCCCTGGTGA